In a single window of the Solea senegalensis isolate Sse05_10M linkage group LG1, IFAPA_SoseM_1, whole genome shotgun sequence genome:
- the LOC122767471 gene encoding sodium/hydrogen exchanger 3-like: MSFAVGNIEVGLLQYLLFGSLIAAVDPVAVIAVLEQVHVNEVLFIMVFGESLLNDGVTVVLFNVFDAFVSLGGPAINAAEIVKGIVSFFVVAFGGSLMGFVFGLLISILTNPETNRDCKAVWGL, from the exons ATGTCATTTGCTGTAGGTAACATAGAGGTCGGCCTGCTGCAGTATCTTCTCTTCGGCAGTCTCATCGCCGCGGTGGACCCTGTAGCCGTCATTGCCGTGCTCGAGCAGGTCCATGTCAACGAGGTCCTCTTCATTATGGTGTTTGGAGAGTCGTTGCTCAACGATGGCGTGACAGTG GTGCTCTTCAATGTATTTGATGCGTTCGTATCATTGGGAGGACCCGCAATTAATGCTGCAGAGATAGTTAAAGGAATAG tgTCTTTCTTTGTCGTGGCTTTCGGTGGTTCCCTcatgggttttgtttttggcctGCTGATCTCTATTCTGACCAATCCTGaaaccaacagggactgtaaggCTGTGTGGGGATTATAA